One region of Miscanthus floridulus cultivar M001 chromosome 19, ASM1932011v1, whole genome shotgun sequence genomic DNA includes:
- the LOC136529624 gene encoding receptor-like protein 2, with the protein MQSLNLPRSNSSTSKLHIPFFGLSFVLLSCASLASSCTEQEKSSLIDFRDGLSQEGNGGLNMSWANSTDCCQWEGVNCGNGGVVTEVLLPSKGLKGRIPPSLSNLTGLLHLNLSCNSLYGSLPAELVFSSSIIILDVSFNSLSGPLQERQSPISGLPLKVLNISSNFFTGQLPSTTLQVMNNLVALNASNNSFTGPLPSSICSNAPSLAMLDLFLNDFSGTVSPEFGNCSKLTVLKAGRNNLTGGLPHEMFNATSLERLSFPNNNLQGALDGSSVVKLSNLIFLDLGSNGLEGEMPDSIGQLGRLEELHLDNNLMIGELPSALSNCRSLKYITLRNNSFVGDLSRVNFTQMDLRTADFSLNKFSGTIPESIYACSNLIALRLAYNNFQGQLSPRIGNLKSLSFLSLTNNSLTDIADVIRSLKWCKNLTTLAMGTNFKGETIPQNEAIEGFENLRILTIDACPLVGEIPLWLSKLTKLEILDLSCNHLTGTIPSWINRLPLLFFLDISSNRLTGNIPTELMGMRMLQSEKNAAKLDKFLELPVFWTQSRQYRWLNAFPNVLNLCNNSLTGIIPQGIGQLKVLNVLNFSTNSLSGEIPQQICNLTNLQTLDLSNNQLTGELPSALRNLHFLSWFNVSNNDLEGPVPSGGQFNTFTNSSYIGNSKLCGPMLSVHCGSLEAPSASMKRRHKKTLLAVVFGVIFGGLAALSLLACFLIARLVYDDHTENLVPLHRR; encoded by the coding sequence ATGCAGTCACTAAATTTGCCAAGAAGCAACAGTAGCACCTCCAAATTACATATACCTTTCTTTGGTCTTTCCTTTGTCCTCCTCTCTTGTGCGTCCCTCGCCAGCTCCTGTACAGAGCAAGAGAAGAGCTCCCTCATCGACTTCCGAGATGGTCTCTCCCAGGAGGGCAATGGCGGCCTCAACATGTCGTGGGCCAACAGCACAGACTGCTGCCAATGGGAAGGAGTAAACTGCGGCAACGGTGGCGTGGTCACAGAAGTCTTGTTGCCTTCTAAAGGCCTCAAAGGGAGGATCCCACCATCTCTCAGCAATCTTACAGGGCTGCTGCACCTCAACCTGTCATGCAATTCACTCTACGGCAGTCTGCCAGCAGAATTGGTGTTCTCCAGCAGCATCATCATCTTGGATGTCAGCTTCAACAGCCTATCTGGTCCTCTGCAAGAGCGTCAGTCCCCAATTTCTGGCCTTCCTCTCAAGGTACTGAATATCTCAAGTAACTTCTTTACAGGACAGTTACCATCCACAACACTGCAAGTGATGAACAATCTTGTCGCTCTTAATGCAAGCAACAACAGCTTTACAGGACCATTGCCATCCTCTATTTGCAGCAACGCCCCATCACTTGCCATGcttgatcttttcttaaatgACTTCAGTGGCACTGTTTCCCCAGAGTTTGGCAATTGCTCCAAGTTGACAGTACTCAAGGCTGGCCGCAACAACCTTACCGGAGGTCTACCCCATGAAATGTTCAATGCTACCTCATTGGAGCGCCTCTCTTTTCCAAACAATAATTTGCAAGGGGCACTTGATGGTTCCAGCGTAGTCAAACTCAGTAATCTGATATTCCTTGACCTTGGATCAAATGGGCTCGAAGGAGAGATGCCAGATTCTATTGGGCAGCTGGGAAGATTGGAGGAGCTCCACTTGGACAACAACCTGATGATCGGAGAGCTGCCATCGGCCCTAAGTAACTGCAGAAGTCTCAAGTATATCACCCTCAGAAACAATAGTTTTGTGGGAGATCTTAGCAGAGTTAACTTCACCCAGATGGATCTGAGGACTGCAGATTTTTCACTGAACAAATTCAGTGGAACAATTCCTGAAAGCATATATGCATGCAGCAATCTAATTGCACTGCGGTTGGCATACAACAATTTTCAAGGCCAGCTCTCACCAAGAATAGGAAATCTTAAGTCCCTGTCCTTCCTTTCGCTGACAAATAACAGTTTGACAGATATCGCAGATGTGATACGGAGTCTCAAGTGGTGCAAGAACCTCACCACCCTAGCCATGGGAACCAACTTCAAAGGTGAAACCATACCGCAGAATGAAGCAATTGAAGGTTTTGAGAATCTTCGGATCCTAACCATAGACGCATGCCCATTGGTTGGGGAAATTCCTCTTTGGTTATCAAAACTCACAAAATTGGAGATATTAGATCTATCATGCAATCACCTTACTGGAACAATACCATCCTGGATTAACAGGCTCCCACTCCTCTTCTTTCTGGACATATCAAGCAACAGGCTTACAGGGAATATCCCAACTGAATTGATGGGGATGCGAATGCTACAATCTGAGAAGAATGCTGCCAAGTTGGACAAGTTCCTTGAGTTACCTGTATTTTGGACACAATCACGTCAATACCGTTGGCTCAATGCTTTCCCCAATGTATTGAATCTATGCAACAATAGCTTGACAGGCATAATTCCCCAAGGGATTGGTCAGTTGAAAGTGCTCAATGTCCTCAACTTTAGCACCAACAGCTTATCTGGAGAAATACCACAACAAATTTGCAACCTCACCAACCTGCAAACTCTAGACTTGTCAAATAACCAGCTCACAGGTGAACTCCCATCCGCATTGCGTAATCTTCACTTCCTTTCTTGGTTCAATGTGTCTAACAACGACCTAGAAGGGCCAGTTCCAAGTGGAGGACAGTTTAATACCTTTACAAATTCTAGCTACATTGGAAATTCCAAGCTATGTGGTCCTATGCTCAGCGTCCATTGTGGCTCATTAGAAGCACCTTCAGCCTCAATGAAAAGGAGGCACAAGAAGACCCTCTTGGCAGTTGTTTTCGGTGTCATTTTTGGTGGACTTGCTGCTCTTTCATTGCTTGCATGCTTCCTCATAGCACGGTTGGTATATGATGACCACACCGAAAACCTTGTTCCCCTACACAGGCGGTAG